A portion of the Clostridium gelidum genome contains these proteins:
- a CDS encoding NAD(P)/FAD-dependent oxidoreductase, protein MSERYDIAIIGSGPAGLSAALNAKIRKKKFIIFGNKELTAKLSKAHEINNYLGFYKKSGKEIQEEFNNHLKEMDISITEEKINNIYAMGEYFGLMVNEKMYEATSVILATGVQHGKLFDGEERLLGKGVGYCATCDAPLYKNKVVTIISYNKHEEEEANFIATIASKVYYIPMYKEEVSVDSSIEIINDIPVEIIGEDKVSKLKLKNSEIDTDGIFILRDSISPGQLVPGLKIVDNHIEVDRLMKTNINGCFAAGDVIGKPYQYIKAAGEGNIASLSAASYVDSISKK, encoded by the coding sequence ATGAGTGAAAGATATGATATTGCAATAATAGGAAGTGGTCCTGCAGGTTTATCGGCTGCATTAAATGCAAAAATAAGAAAGAAGAAATTTATAATATTTGGTAATAAGGAACTTACTGCAAAGCTTTCAAAGGCTCATGAAATAAATAATTATTTGGGCTTCTATAAAAAAAGTGGTAAAGAAATACAAGAAGAGTTCAATAATCATTTGAAGGAAATGGATATAAGTATAACAGAAGAAAAAATTAATAATATTTATGCAATGGGCGAATACTTTGGATTAATGGTAAATGAAAAGATGTATGAAGCTACGTCTGTAATATTGGCTACTGGAGTCCAACATGGAAAATTATTTGATGGGGAAGAAAGATTACTTGGAAAAGGTGTAGGATATTGTGCAACTTGTGATGCTCCTTTATATAAAAATAAAGTAGTTACAATAATATCATACAATAAGCATGAAGAGGAAGAGGCTAATTTCATTGCTACGATAGCATCTAAAGTTTATTATATTCCTATGTATAAAGAAGAGGTCAGCGTAGATTCTTCTATTGAAATCATAAATGATATTCCAGTTGAAATTATTGGAGAAGATAAAGTCAGTAAACTAAAGCTTAAAAATTCAGAGATTGATACCGATGGTATTTTTATATTAAGAGATAGTATTTCTCCAGGACAATTGGTACCAGGACTTAAAATAGTAGATAACCATATTGAAGTAGATAGATTAATGAAAACAAATATAAATGGATGCTTTGCAGCAGGGGATGTCATCGGAAAGCCATATCAATATATAAAAGCAGCTGGAGAAGGGAATATAGCAAGTTTATCAGCAGCGAGTTATGTTGATTCTATTTCTAAAAAGTAA
- a CDS encoding MarR family winged helix-turn-helix transcriptional regulator, producing the protein MDKYESIKLDNQLCFSLYATSREIIKLYKPFLDKFNLTYTQYVAMLVLWEDEKSTVKEIGKRLHLDSGTLTPLLKKIECMGLIKRYRDVNDDRVVIVELTQQGRFLKDEVTEVPHQMACKINITMERAMELKRDLDELLNSL; encoded by the coding sequence ATGGATAAATATGAAAGCATTAAATTAGATAATCAACTATGTTTCTCTTTATATGCAACATCAAGAGAAATAATAAAATTGTATAAGCCTTTTCTTGATAAGTTTAATCTTACGTATACACAATACGTTGCAATGCTCGTACTTTGGGAAGATGAAAAAAGCACAGTTAAAGAGATAGGCAAAAGATTACATTTAGATTCAGGGACATTAACTCCATTGTTAAAGAAGATAGAATGCATGGGGTTAATAAAAAGGTATAGAGATGTAAATGATGATAGAGTGGTAATAGTTGAATTAACGCAGCAAGGAAGGTTTTTAAAGGATGAGGTGACAGAAGTACCTCATCAAATGGCATGTAAGATAAATATTACCATGGAAAGAGCTATGGAATTAAAAAGAGATTTGGATGAATTACTAAATAGTTTGTAA
- a CDS encoding Crp/Fnr family transcriptional regulator, with protein sequence MKDIINKLQGNEFFNNHTDEEIEKLISSIGYSVKAYRKGEVIANEEDVCNNLGFVLDGAIEIQRIYLSGKQITLKRLSNGDVFGEALIFSKKSKYPSTVIAFNDCNILYISRSDILKLCTMDERVLGNFMSALSNKILMLNSKIKSIAFKSIKHKVINYILEQAKAQKSETINLKESKEEIASAMGIPRPSLSRELMNLRDLNYIEFDRNVIKILKIEELEEELFD encoded by the coding sequence ATGAAAGATATAATTAATAAATTACAAGGAAATGAATTTTTTAATAATCACACTGATGAAGAAATTGAAAAGTTAATTTCTAGTATTGGATATTCAGTGAAAGCATATAGAAAGGGAGAGGTCATTGCAAATGAAGAAGATGTGTGCAATAATTTAGGATTCGTTTTAGATGGAGCAATTGAAATTCAAAGAATATATCTTAGTGGAAAACAAATTACTTTAAAGCGATTAAGTAATGGAGATGTATTTGGGGAAGCTTTAATATTTTCAAAGAAATCTAAATATCCATCAACTGTTATAGCATTTAATGACTGTAATATTCTTTATATAAGTAGATCAGATATACTGAAGCTATGTACAATGGATGAACGAGTACTTGGGAATTTTATGTCAGCATTAAGTAATAAGATACTAATGCTAAATTCTAAAATCAAAAGTATTGCATTCAAAAGCATTAAGCATAAGGTAATAAATTATATATTAGAACAAGCAAAGGCGCAAAAAAGTGAAACAATAAACTTAAAAGAAAGTAAAGAAGAAATTGCTTCTGCAATGGGAATTCCTAGACCATCCCTATCAAGAGAATTAATGAATCTTAGAGATTTAAACTATATTGAATTTGATAGAAATGTAATTAAAATTTTAAAAATTGAAGAATTGGAAGAAGAATTGTTTGACTAA
- a CDS encoding formate/nitrite transporter family protein, which yields MFCEEFNSVVMAAKAKVNLLKTNRLGYFVSSMLAGLYVGMGIMLIFTIGGLLNSSGSPATKIVMGASFGIALSLVIMAGSELFTGNNFVMTAASLSGEVKWKDTFKIWIVCFIGNLLGSIIAGYMFYATGLSAGPVGEFIAKTSATKMSIPFLPLLMRGIFCNILVCLATWCSFKLKSESGKLIIIFWCLFAFITAGFEHSVANMTLLTIGLLNPGAASVSIIGYVYNIGVVTLGNMIGGTIFLALPYYIISKKK from the coding sequence ATGTTTTGTGAAGAATTTAACAGTGTGGTTATGGCAGCAAAAGCAAAGGTTAACTTATTAAAAACAAATAGACTTGGGTATTTTGTAAGCTCTATGCTTGCAGGACTCTATGTGGGAATGGGAATTATGCTTATATTTACAATTGGAGGGTTACTGAATAGTAGTGGTTCGCCTGCTACAAAAATTGTAATGGGAGCATCCTTTGGCATAGCGCTTAGCTTAGTTATTATGGCAGGATCAGAACTTTTTACAGGGAATAATTTTGTTATGACAGCTGCATCGTTAAGCGGTGAAGTAAAGTGGAAAGATACTTTTAAGATTTGGATCGTTTGTTTTATAGGTAATTTACTTGGATCAATTATTGCAGGATATATGTTTTATGCAACTGGACTTTCAGCAGGACCAGTTGGGGAATTTATTGCAAAAACTTCAGCAACTAAGATGAGCATTCCATTTTTGCCATTATTAATGCGTGGAATATTTTGTAACATATTAGTGTGTTTAGCTACTTGGTGTAGTTTTAAATTAAAAAGTGAATCTGGTAAACTTATTATAATTTTTTGGTGTTTATTTGCATTTATAACAGCTGGATTTGAGCATAGCGTTGCTAATATGACTCTTTTAACAATTGGATTACTTAATCCAGGTGCAGCAAGTGTAAGTATAATAGGATATGTATATAACATAGGAGTAGTAACGCTTGGGAATATGATTGGTGGAACTATATTTTTAGCATTACCTTATTATATAATCTCAAAAAAGAAGTAA
- the hcp gene encoding hydroxylamine reductase, translating to MDNKMFCFQCQEAAGCTGCTVKGVCGKTPDLAKMQDLLIYTTRGLSEVATKAREEGIEVSQAINTMVTMNLFTTITNANFDKEVFYGRVKETLNIKEELLAKLSNKELSSAALYNVTDRAEMEAKAETVGVLATENEDIRSLRELITYGLKGLSAYMKHANALGYEDEAICAFMQKALSLTADNSVTLDEYIGLTLETGKFGVDGMAILDKANTETYGNPEITKVNIGVKTNPGILISGHDLKDLEQLLIQTEGTGIDIYTHSEMLPAHYYPNLKKYSHLVGNYGNAWWKQPEEFESFNGPILMTTNCIVPPRDSYKSRLYTTGSSGYEGCTHITADENGKKDFSIIIEQAKKCVAPIQIEEGEIVGGFAHNQVLALADKIVDAVKTGAIKKFFVMAGCDGRQKSRSYYTNFAESLPKDTVIMTAGCAKYRYNKLDLGDIGGIPRVLDAGQCNDSYSLAVIALKLKEVFELEDINELPIAFNIAWYEQKAVIVLLSLLHLGVKNIHLGPTLPAFLSPNVVNVLVENFGIGGITTVEDDIEMFLN from the coding sequence ATGGATAATAAAATGTTTTGTTTTCAATGTCAAGAAGCAGCAGGGTGTACAGGCTGTACTGTAAAGGGAGTTTGTGGAAAAACTCCAGACCTAGCAAAAATGCAAGACTTATTAATATATACAACTAGAGGTTTATCAGAAGTAGCAACAAAGGCTAGAGAAGAAGGAATAGAAGTATCACAAGCTATTAACACTATGGTAACAATGAACCTTTTCACTACTATAACTAATGCTAATTTTGATAAAGAAGTATTTTATGGTAGAGTGAAAGAAACTTTAAATATAAAAGAAGAATTATTAGCAAAATTAAGCAATAAAGAATTAAGTTCAGCTGCATTATATAATGTTACAGACAGAGCAGAAATGGAAGCTAAAGCAGAAACGGTTGGAGTATTAGCTACTGAAAATGAAGATATTAGAAGTTTAAGAGAACTTATTACTTACGGATTAAAGGGATTATCTGCATATATGAAACATGCAAATGCTTTAGGATATGAAGATGAAGCAATATGTGCTTTCATGCAAAAAGCATTATCGTTAACTGCTGATAATAGCGTTACACTAGATGAATATATAGGATTAACTTTAGAAACAGGAAAATTTGGTGTTGATGGAATGGCTATATTAGATAAAGCTAATACTGAAACATACGGTAATCCAGAAATAACTAAGGTTAATATAGGAGTTAAAACAAATCCAGGAATATTAATTTCAGGACATGATTTAAAAGATTTAGAACAATTATTAATTCAAACTGAAGGAACAGGGATAGATATTTATACTCACTCTGAAATGTTACCAGCTCACTACTATCCAAACTTAAAGAAATATTCACACTTAGTTGGTAATTACGGAAATGCATGGTGGAAACAACCAGAAGAATTTGAAAGCTTTAATGGACCAATACTTATGACTACCAACTGTATAGTTCCTCCAAGAGATAGTTATAAGAGTAGATTATACACTACAGGATCATCAGGATATGAAGGATGTACTCATATTACAGCTGATGAAAATGGAAAGAAAGATTTTTCGATAATTATTGAACAAGCTAAAAAATGTGTTGCTCCAATTCAAATAGAAGAAGGAGAAATCGTTGGTGGATTTGCTCATAATCAAGTATTAGCACTTGCTGATAAAATAGTTGATGCAGTAAAAACTGGTGCTATAAAGAAATTCTTTGTTATGGCAGGATGTGATGGTAGACAAAAATCTAGATCATATTACACAAATTTTGCAGAATCACTTCCAAAAGATACTGTTATAATGACAGCTGGTTGTGCAAAATATAGATATAACAAATTAGATTTAGGAGATATCGGTGGAATTCCTAGAGTTTTAGATGCAGGACAATGTAATGATTCTTATTCATTAGCAGTAATTGCATTAAAACTTAAAGAAGTATTTGAACTTGAAGACATAAATGAATTACCAATAGCATTTAATATTGCATGGTATGAACAAAAAGCAGTAATAGTTCTTTTATCACTATTACACTTAGGAGTAAAGAATATTCATTTAGGACCAACACTTCCAGCATTCCTTTCACCAAATGTAGTTAATGTTTTAGTAGAAAACTTTGGTATTGGTGGAATTACAACTGTAGAAGATGATATAGAAATGTTCTTAAACTAA
- a CDS encoding Nramp family divalent metal transporter, with protein sequence MNKNNFISKWKKFTGNEFLKYVGPGILVTVGFIDPGNWASNIAAGSTYGYKLLWIVTLSTIMLILLQHNAAHLGIVTGLCISEAINKHMKPSIGKVVTGTAVLAAIGTAMAEILGAAIALKMLFHIPIKIGASASSILIIFMLFTNSYRRIEKIIIGFVSIIGLSFIFETALVNVNWGEAAKSLVIPNIPSGSLPIIMSVLGAVVMPHNLFLHSEVIQSRKWNLKDKTIIEKQLKYEFMDTMLSMIIGFVINSAMILVAVTFFDNGINVTEVEQAQIMLQPLLGSSSSLIFAIALLFAGIASCITAGMAGGSIFAGLFAEEYDINNKHSKIGVLITILFALLIIFFIDNPFNGLIYSQMLLSVQLPITIFSQLYLTSSEKVMGQYKNTLTENIILWIIGGIVAVLNIMLLISIL encoded by the coding sequence ATGAATAAGAATAATTTTATTTCTAAATGGAAGAAGTTTACTGGAAATGAATTTTTGAAATATGTAGGACCAGGAATTTTGGTTACAGTAGGATTTATTGATCCAGGTAACTGGGCATCCAATATTGCAGCGGGATCTACTTATGGTTATAAATTACTTTGGATTGTTACATTATCAACAATAATGCTTATATTGCTACAGCATAATGCGGCACATTTAGGTATAGTCACTGGGCTTTGTATTTCAGAAGCAATAAATAAACATATGAAACCATCTATTGGAAAAGTAGTAACAGGAACAGCTGTACTTGCAGCTATAGGGACGGCAATGGCAGAAATATTGGGTGCAGCTATAGCGCTAAAAATGTTATTTCATATACCTATAAAAATAGGTGCTTCAGCATCATCAATATTAATCATATTTATGTTATTTACAAATTCATATAGACGGATAGAAAAAATTATTATAGGATTTGTATCGATAATAGGACTATCATTTATATTTGAAACAGCACTTGTAAATGTTAATTGGGGCGAGGCAGCGAAAAGTTTAGTGATTCCTAATATTCCAAGTGGTTCATTGCCAATAATAATGAGTGTTTTAGGTGCCGTTGTTATGCCACATAATTTATTTTTACATTCTGAAGTAATTCAAAGCAGAAAATGGAATTTAAAAGATAAAACAATAATTGAAAAGCAATTAAAATATGAATTTATGGATACTATGTTATCAATGATAATAGGTTTTGTCATAAATAGTGCAATGATATTAGTGGCAGTGACATTTTTTGATAATGGTATTAATGTAACAGAAGTTGAACAAGCTCAAATAATGTTACAACCTCTACTTGGAAGCAGTTCATCATTAATATTTGCAATAGCACTATTGTTTGCTGGAATAGCATCATGCATTACAGCAGGAATGGCAGGCGGATCAATATTTGCGGGATTATTTGCTGAAGAATATGATATAAATAATAAACATAGTAAAATAGGTGTTTTAATTACTATTTTATTTGCTTTATTAATAATATTTTTTATTGATAATCCATTTAATGGGCTAATATATTCTCAAATGTTATTAAGTGTACAACTTCCTATAACTATCTTTAGCCAATTATATTTAACATCATCAGAAAAAGTTATGGGACAATACAAAAATACACTAACAGAAAATATTATACTTTGGATTATTGGTGGTATTGTTGCAGTATTAAATATTATGTTATTAATAAGCATTCTTTAG
- a CDS encoding APC family permease, with amino-acid sequence MFKKIQSLLIGRALKTTELAGEKFNVLWGLPILSSDAISSVAYASEEILLVLVPAIGMRAYGSMIEIAIAISVLLFILVFSYKQIIDSYPHGGGSYIVASDNIGKLPGLVAAASLMIDYVLTVAVSTCAGAAAITSAIPVLLPHKALIAILVIGLITLGNLRGTKDSAKLFGIPTYLFILSIIIMIVTGIFKVLVLKVTPVELYQLNDSTQDLTILLFLKAFSSGCTALTGIEAVSDGIPNFKNPAQKNAKTVLVLLACIVFVIFGGISYLSTMYTAIPGKDITVIAQIAIQVFGQNSLMFFAVQATTAIILTLAANTAFSDLPLLLSILAKDGYVPRQLSTRGTRLSFSNGIVLLFLAASLLVYMVNGSTHLLLSLYAVGVFLSFTLSQFGMFKKWTKSKEGNWKHKAFINGLGATVTAATCIIIGVEKFTHGAWIVLICIPLLVTAMLRIRKHYTKVRENLVIDVEVEGLIVREAITKHVIVPVQTINKSFIKTLNYALTIGDNIEVYHVSTDEEQTKKLIEKFATLKIAAHLIIENAPYRNVNEKLVSYVDEKHKQLKTHEVITIVMPQFIIHKWWHQVLHNQTSVFLRRSILKMRNVIIITVPYIINE; translated from the coding sequence ATGTTTAAAAAAATTCAATCACTATTGATTGGAAGGGCTCTTAAGACAACAGAATTAGCTGGCGAAAAATTTAATGTTCTTTGGGGCTTGCCAATATTATCAAGTGATGCTATTTCTTCCGTAGCTTATGCTAGTGAAGAAATATTATTAGTACTTGTACCTGCAATTGGAATGCGTGCATATGGATCAATGATCGAGATCGCAATTGCAATTTCAGTGTTATTATTTATACTCGTATTTTCATATAAACAAATAATTGATTCTTATCCTCATGGTGGAGGATCATATATTGTTGCTAGCGATAATATAGGTAAATTACCAGGACTAGTAGCAGCAGCATCTTTAATGATAGACTATGTTTTAACTGTTGCAGTTAGTACTTGCGCAGGAGCAGCAGCAATAACATCAGCAATTCCAGTACTTTTACCACATAAAGCGTTAATAGCTATTTTAGTAATAGGGTTGATAACACTCGGAAACTTAAGAGGTACAAAAGACTCAGCTAAGTTATTTGGAATACCAACATATTTATTTATATTATCTATAATAATAATGATAGTAACAGGAATTTTTAAGGTTTTAGTTTTAAAAGTAACTCCAGTAGAGTTGTATCAATTAAATGACTCTACACAGGATTTGACTATATTGTTATTTTTGAAAGCTTTTTCTTCAGGATGTACAGCATTAACTGGTATTGAAGCAGTAAGTGATGGAATTCCTAATTTTAAAAATCCAGCTCAAAAAAATGCTAAAACAGTATTGGTTTTGTTAGCATGTATTGTCTTTGTAATATTTGGCGGAATATCATACTTATCAACAATGTATACAGCAATACCTGGTAAGGATATTACAGTAATAGCACAAATAGCTATTCAAGTTTTTGGACAAAATAGTTTAATGTTTTTTGCTGTACAAGCTACAACTGCTATTATTCTTACTCTTGCAGCAAATACAGCATTTTCAGATTTACCTTTGTTATTATCAATACTCGCAAAAGATGGATATGTACCAAGACAACTTAGCACTAGAGGAACTAGATTAAGTTTTTCAAATGGTATAGTATTATTATTTTTAGCAGCATCATTATTGGTATATATGGTTAATGGTAGTACACATCTGTTATTATCACTATATGCAGTAGGTGTTTTCTTATCATTTACATTGTCTCAATTTGGAATGTTTAAGAAATGGACAAAAAGTAAAGAAGGAAATTGGAAACATAAGGCTTTTATAAATGGTTTAGGAGCAACTGTTACAGCAGCAACATGTATAATAATAGGAGTAGAGAAATTTACACATGGAGCATGGATTGTACTTATATGTATACCACTACTTGTAACAGCAATGCTAAGAATTAGAAAGCATTATACTAAAGTAAGAGAAAATTTAGTGATAGATGTAGAAGTAGAAGGTTTAATTGTAAGAGAAGCTATAACTAAACATGTTATTGTACCAGTACAAACAATAAATAAATCTTTTATAAAGACGTTAAATTATGCTTTGACAATTGGCGATAATATAGAAGTTTATCATGTGAGCACAGATGAGGAACAAACAAAGAAATTAATAGAAAAGTTTGCAACACTTAAAATTGCTGCACATCTTATAATTGAAAATGCACCTTATAGAAATGTTAATGAAAAATTAGTTTCTTATGTAGATGAAAAACATAAACAATTAAAAACACATGAAGTAATTACAATAGTTATGCCTCAATTCATTATACATAAATGGTGGCATCAAGTTCTTCACAATCAAACATCTGTATTTTTAAGAAGATCTATATTGAAAATGAGAAATGTAATAATAATAACTGTACCTTATATAATTAATGAATAA
- a CDS encoding amino acid permease, translated as MDEQNNELKRGLKARHLNMIALGGSIGTGIFLAMGDTLNQAGPGGALVAYTLVGIMVYFLITSLGEMATYMPISGSFSTYANKFIDPALGFALGWNYWYNWAITIAAEMVAGSLIMKYWFPNVNGFFWSIIFLIIIVGLNVLSSKAYGETEYWFAGIKVVTVLVFLAIGVLMILGIMGGSSVGFHNYFIADGPFHGGIKSIFAIFLIAGFSFQGTELIGVAAGESENPEKTIPKAIKSIFWRIIIFYLGTIIVLGAIIPFTEAGVSTSPFTMVFERAGIAGAASLMNAIILTSVLSAGNSGMYASSRMLFSMAKEGMAPQMFAKTNKRGVPVNAVIATTIIASACFLTGMFAESTVYVWLIAASGLAGFIAWVGIALCHYRFRKAFIYQGKNLKDLKYKALFYPFGPILALLMCLIIIIGQGYSCIKPDGIDWQGLIASYIGIPLFIGLYVGYKIKHKTKVVPLDDVDLVFSENNI; from the coding sequence ATGGATGAACAAAACAACGAATTAAAAAGAGGTTTAAAAGCAAGACACTTAAACATGATAGCTTTAGGTGGTTCAATTGGTACAGGTATATTTCTTGCAATGGGTGATACCCTAAATCAAGCTGGACCTGGAGGTGCATTAGTAGCTTATACATTAGTAGGTATTATGGTGTACTTTTTAATAACTAGTTTGGGGGAAATGGCAACTTATATGCCAATCTCTGGTTCTTTCAGTACATATGCTAATAAATTTATTGATCCAGCTCTTGGATTTGCTCTTGGTTGGAATTATTGGTATAACTGGGCTATAACAATAGCAGCTGAAATGGTTGCAGGTTCTTTAATTATGAAGTATTGGTTCCCTAACGTGAATGGATTCTTCTGGAGTATAATATTTTTAATAATAATAGTAGGTTTAAATGTCTTATCTTCAAAAGCATATGGCGAAACAGAATACTGGTTTGCTGGAATTAAAGTAGTTACAGTTCTTGTATTTTTAGCAATAGGTGTTTTAATGATTTTAGGTATAATGGGTGGGAGCAGTGTAGGATTTCATAACTACTTTATAGCTGATGGACCATTTCATGGAGGTATTAAATCTATATTTGCTATATTTTTAATTGCCGGTTTCTCATTTCAAGGAACTGAACTTATAGGAGTTGCTGCTGGTGAAAGCGAAAATCCCGAAAAAACTATACCAAAAGCTATAAAATCAATATTTTGGAGAATAATAATATTTTACTTAGGTACAATAATTGTCTTAGGTGCTATAATACCATTTACAGAAGCCGGCGTTTCAACAAGTCCATTTACAATGGTATTTGAAAGAGCTGGAATAGCAGGTGCTGCATCATTGATGAATGCAATTATATTAACTTCTGTATTATCTGCTGGTAACTCTGGTATGTATGCATCAAGCAGAATGTTATTTTCAATGGCTAAAGAAGGTATGGCTCCTCAAATGTTTGCTAAAACTAATAAAAGAGGTGTACCTGTAAATGCTGTAATTGCAACTACTATAATTGCTTCAGCTTGCTTTTTAACTGGTATGTTTGCAGAAAGTACAGTTTACGTTTGGCTAATTGCTGCATCTGGTCTTGCTGGATTTATAGCTTGGGTAGGTATAGCATTATGTCACTATAGATTTAGAAAAGCATTTATTTATCAAGGTAAAAATTTAAAAGATTTAAAATACAAAGCTCTATTCTATCCATTTGGACCTATACTAGCATTATTAATGTGTTTAATAATAATAATAGGTCAAGGATACTCATGCATAAAACCTGATGGAATTGATTGGCAAGGTTTAATTGCTTCTTATATAGGAATTCCATTATTCATTGGATTATATGTCGGTTATAAAATTAAACATAAAACTAAAGTTGTTCCTTTAGATGATGTTGATTTAGTTTTCTCTGAAAATAATATATAG
- a CDS encoding transporter substrate-binding domain-containing protein → MKRLKNIIAVALCVATIGVLSGCGSKSGGDDKVLRVGTEGASAPFNWTQTDNSNNAIQINGGNEYANGYDLMIAQKVADKIGYKLEVHKMDFDGLIPGVTSGKIDVAIAQMSITKERMQSVDFSDPYYKASIVALTKKGTPYENAKSVADLKGAICSSQLSTVWYDMLKQIPDANIKPAMDTVPSLIVALSSGKVNVVTMDKPTAMAAVHSNPDLVMINPEGDKGFKASDEDVNIGIALKKGNKELTDKINKAISEISEEDRNKMMEEAIKVQPLSK, encoded by the coding sequence ATGAAAAGATTAAAAAACATAATTGCAGTGGCTTTATGTGTTGCAACTATTGGTGTATTAAGTGGTTGTGGTTCAAAAAGCGGAGGGGATGATAAAGTGTTACGCGTAGGCACAGAAGGGGCATCTGCACCATTTAATTGGACGCAAACTGATAATTCAAACAATGCAATTCAGATTAATGGTGGCAATGAATATGCAAACGGGTATGATTTAATGATTGCTCAAAAGGTTGCAGATAAAATTGGATATAAACTAGAAGTACATAAAATGGACTTTGATGGATTAATTCCAGGTGTAACTTCTGGAAAAATTGATGTTGCAATTGCACAAATGAGTATTACAAAAGAGCGTATGCAAAGTGTAGATTTTTCAGATCCATATTACAAAGCTAGTATAGTAGCACTTACTAAGAAGGGGACTCCTTATGAGAATGCTAAAAGTGTTGCTGATTTAAAGGGCGCTATTTGCTCGTCTCAGTTAAGTACAGTTTGGTATGATATGTTAAAGCAAATTCCAGATGCTAATATTAAACCAGCTATGGATACTGTACCTTCTTTAATAGTTGCACTTTCATCTGGTAAAGTAAATGTTGTTACAATGGATAAACCAACAGCTATGGCAGCAGTTCATTCAAATCCAGATTTAGTTATGATAAATCCTGAAGGAGATAAGGGATTTAAGGCTTCTGATGAAGATGTAAATATTGGTATTGCTCTTAAAAAAGGAAATAAAGAATTAACTGATAAGATTAATAAAGCAATTTCAGAAATTTCAGAAGAAGATCGTAATAAGATGATGGAAGAGGCTATTAAAGTGCAACCATTATCAAAATAG
- a CDS encoding amino acid ABC transporter permease — protein MTSNAPVGFFQWVWFILQHYGNLFIQGAFYTLLIAIVGTIVGCIIGFLVGIVKTIEIDSEANIIHKVLLKCSKMILSAYVEFFRGTPMIVQAMVIFYGAMEAFAIDLSPLAAGLIVVSINTGAYMAETVRGGILSVDSGQTEGAKAIGMTHFQTMIYIVLPQTLRNIMPQIGNNLIINIKDTSVLNVISVTELFFVGKSASGAYYKYFEVFFIICMIYFVINLIISRLLRFIENKMDGPDSYKLENNDYMSGDITENR, from the coding sequence ATGACATCAAATGCGCCAGTTGGATTTTTTCAATGGGTATGGTTTATTTTACAACATTATGGAAATCTATTTATACAAGGAGCATTTTATACACTTTTAATTGCAATAGTTGGTACAATAGTTGGATGTATTATAGGATTTTTAGTAGGTATAGTAAAAACTATAGAAATAGATTCAGAAGCAAATATAATCCATAAAGTTCTATTAAAATGCTCAAAAATGATTTTATCTGCTTATGTTGAATTTTTTAGGGGAACCCCTATGATTGTGCAAGCTATGGTTATATTCTATGGTGCTATGGAAGCATTTGCAATTGATTTATCTCCATTAGCAGCAGGATTAATAGTTGTTTCAATTAATACAGGTGCTTATATGGCAGAAACTGTACGTGGAGGGATTTTATCTGTTGATTCAGGGCAAACAGAAGGAGCAAAGGCAATTGGAATGACACATTTTCAAACAATGATATATATAGTGCTTCCGCAAACATTACGAAACATAATGCCTCAGATAGGTAATAATCTAATTATCAATATTAAGGATACATCTGTATTAAATGTAATATCTGTAACAGAATTATTCTTTGTAGGTAAATCAGCATCTGGAGCTTATTATAAATATTTTGAAGTGTTTTTTATTATCTGTATGATTTATTTTGTTATAAATCTTATAATTTCTAGATTATTACGTTTTATAGAAAATAAAATGGATGGGCCTGACAGTTATAAATTGGAGAATAATGACTATATGTCAGGAGATATAACTGAAAACAGATAA